A stretch of the Borreliella spielmanii genome encodes the following:
- the pepD gene encoding beta-Ala-His dipeptidase: MSIVIDSFKEISKIPRCSKNVKGIINFIKEKSKKFGYSFKEDSVGNIVVQIKSNNNIDMSPIILQSHVDMVCEKNESSLHNFKTDPIKIVEENGYLKGVGTTLGADNGVGVAMMLSIMSEANSFPHPDLELLFTVDEEIGLIGALGLDSKLCSGKSLINLDGEEEGYFLVGCAGSRLVEIVFSPQYSLAIKKTKVEILFKGLKGGHSGADIHLDLANSLKLMFFALFEIKANIDFEIESIFGGESSNAIPNEAKALIFINDSDYDLLNKELKLFVFKVKSIYSLENEFDIIVNKKEFSSVKVLDESSKSKLLNMGMGFLHGVQKVENYENKLIKTSLNFSSLFKMKDDYIFTFLIRSLFDSDKEYVFNHLQAISDLSGVASLRIIYDYPSWKSDENSSLLKHLKDVYKEMYLKDANVSLIHAGLETGIISSRLGGGIESVTLGPWIEFPHTTRERVNISSVIRVYDFLKKSLEKFRKF, from the coding sequence ATGAGTATCGTAATTGATTCTTTTAAAGAAATATCAAAAATTCCAAGATGTTCAAAAAATGTTAAAGGAATTATTAATTTTATTAAAGAGAAATCCAAAAAATTTGGTTATTCTTTTAAAGAAGATAGTGTTGGTAATATTGTAGTTCAGATAAAATCTAATAATAACATTGATATGTCCCCTATTATTTTACAATCTCATGTTGATATGGTTTGTGAAAAAAATGAATCAAGTTTGCATAATTTTAAAACAGATCCAATTAAAATTGTTGAAGAGAATGGGTATCTAAAAGGAGTAGGGACTACCCTTGGAGCTGATAATGGAGTTGGAGTAGCTATGATGCTAAGCATTATGAGTGAGGCCAATAGTTTTCCACATCCCGATTTAGAACTTCTTTTTACCGTTGATGAAGAAATAGGTTTAATAGGTGCTCTTGGTCTTGATTCTAAGTTATGTAGTGGTAAAAGCCTTATTAATCTTGATGGAGAGGAAGAGGGATATTTTTTAGTTGGCTGTGCGGGATCAAGACTTGTTGAGATTGTTTTTTCTCCCCAATATAGTCTTGCAATAAAAAAAACAAAAGTAGAGATTTTATTTAAAGGACTTAAAGGTGGTCATTCTGGGGCAGATATTCATTTAGATTTGGCAAATTCTTTAAAATTAATGTTTTTTGCTCTTTTTGAAATTAAAGCAAATATTGATTTTGAGATTGAAAGTATTTTTGGTGGAGAGAGCAGTAATGCGATACCAAATGAAGCTAAGGCTTTAATCTTCATCAATGATAGTGATTATGATTTGTTAAATAAAGAGCTTAAACTTTTTGTATTTAAAGTTAAAAGTATATATTCTCTTGAAAATGAATTTGACATTATTGTTAATAAAAAAGAATTTTCATCGGTTAAAGTTCTTGATGAAAGTAGCAAAAGTAAGCTTTTAAATATGGGAATGGGATTTTTACATGGAGTTCAAAAAGTAGAAAATTATGAAAATAAGCTTATCAAAACCTCTTTAAATTTTTCAAGTCTTTTTAAAATGAAAGACGACTATATTTTTACTTTTTTAATAAGATCTTTATTTGATTCAGATAAAGAGTATGTATTTAATCATTTGCAAGCAATAAGTGATTTATCAGGAGTGGCTAGCTTGCGTATAATTTATGACTATCCTTCTTGGAAATCTGATGAGAATAGCAGTCTTTTAAAACATCTTAAAGATGTATATAAAGAGATGTATCTTAAAGATGCTAATGTTTCTTTAATACATGCGGGGCTTGAAACAGGTATAATATCTTCTAGGTTGGGGGGGGGTATAGAGTCTGTTACTCTTGGACCTTGGATTGAATTCCCTCATACTACTAGAGAAAGAGTAAATATTTCTTCAGTTATTAGAGTTTATGATTTTTTGAAAAAAAGTTTAGAAAAATTTCGAAAATTTTAG